The Methanofollis sp. UBA420 genome contains a region encoding:
- a CDS encoding DUF7490 domain-containing protein has protein sequence MKRYKTGIFIIILLCLACTAGCTAPPQSQTRGYVTIADMDIVIPQGQPPSNTTAIEVIPYIEALYGDLEKVDVLVSAKYAGTDVVVTERRVSDLSLEEGKTHREVIPMKLENGHNYDIWASVWQDGRRQVTGSVAVALPDRTAHAKTIARSLLAVTAIDVMTPDLEADPITLDIFLGLENIGLSPSGQVAAKVKAYNLQKGITAARESATLGTIAGNASTERSIRLTVPNGYDYEIGIEVFENSALITGGTGRVTLAPPQGDSKSGETGKATKPPTLTVTAAPTPIPGEVQVGQFRVVEGGRVGPTQPGFAAVLALLALGAAAYVVRRGRREG, from the coding sequence GTTATGTCACCATCGCCGACATGGATATCGTTATTCCCCAGGGCCAGCCCCCCTCGAACACCACCGCGATCGAAGTCATCCCCTATATCGAAGCCCTATACGGCGACCTGGAGAAGGTCGATGTCCTGGTGAGCGCGAAATATGCCGGCACAGATGTCGTCGTCACCGAGAGGCGCGTCTCGGACCTGAGCCTGGAGGAAGGGAAGACACACAGGGAGGTAATCCCGATGAAACTCGAAAACGGGCATAACTACGACATCTGGGCCTCGGTCTGGCAGGACGGGAGGAGACAGGTGACAGGGTCGGTCGCCGTCGCTCTCCCTGACCGCACCGCCCATGCGAAAACTATCGCCCGTTCCCTCCTTGCCGTCACGGCCATCGACGTGATGACCCCGGACCTGGAGGCCGACCCCATCACCCTGGATATCTTCCTTGGCCTGGAGAATATCGGGCTCTCTCCCTCGGGCCAGGTCGCGGCGAAGGTGAAGGCCTACAACCTGCAGAAAGGGATCACGGCGGCACGGGAGTCGGCGACCCTCGGGACCATCGCCGGGAATGCGTCTACGGAAAGGAGTATCCGCCTCACCGTTCCGAATGGCTATGACTACGAGATCGGGATCGAGGTCTTCGAGAACAGCGCCCTCATCACGGGCGGTACCGGCCGCGTGACCCTGGCCCCTCCACAGGGTGACTCAAAAAGCGGGGAGACAGGAAAGGCGACAAAACCGCCCACCCTGACCGTCACCGCCGCGCCGACACCTATACCCGGGGAGGTGCAGGTGGGGCAGTTCAGGGTCGTTGAGGGTGGCCGGGTCGGGCCGACTCAACCGGGATTTGCGGCAGTACTTGCCCTTCTGGCCCTCGGCGCAGCCGCGTATGTTGTCCGACGGGGGAGGCGCGAGGGATGA
- a CDS encoding DUF5671 domain-containing protein, translating into MKGGITAWRMYLYAVTFLSLLVMVIGAVDVCTVLLEVFVYPPPAPYPQPPPYYAGLPKAAAMLLVGLAVWVYHWQVLRRDEKKLKEGEGDGHSG; encoded by the coding sequence ATGAAGGGCGGGATCACCGCATGGAGGATGTACCTCTATGCCGTCACCTTCCTCTCCCTCCTGGTGATGGTCATCGGAGCGGTCGACGTCTGTACGGTCCTGCTGGAGGTCTTCGTTTACCCGCCGCCGGCACCGTACCCACAACCGCCCCCCTATTACGCCGGCCTCCCAAAGGCGGCGGCGATGCTCCTCGTCGGCCTTGCAGTCTGGGTCTACCACTGGCAGGTGCTCAGGAGAGACGAGAAAAAGTTGAAAGAGGGGGAAGGGGACGGGCATTCAGGATAG